The following nucleotide sequence is from Acyrthosiphon pisum isolate AL4f chromosome A2, pea_aphid_22Mar2018_4r6ur, whole genome shotgun sequence.
ATTAGTTCAtccttatataatttaattttcctgatatatattataaatcggcTCAATGAGCAACGAAACCATAATGCGTCAAAAAGACATAAGACCACCACCCTGCGAGATTGATTATAAGGGTATGAGATTTCTAATCACTGATAGACCTAATGATCAGATAATTCACAACTATTTAGCTgtaagtaatacaaataatttatattttagatatattaaattgaatcaaactaaatttttatttttgtaattttaggaATTAAAGAGGCATAACGTTAAACATGTTGTGCGTGTTTGTGAACCAACATACAAAATAGATGAATTGAAAGCAGAAGGTATTATGGTGACCGACTTGGCATACGATGATGGCACATCCCCTGCAAATGAGGTAAATACCGTAATTCAAATTGACTTcatttacttaataatacagtattatttcgcacattaaaaaaatgatacgttttttattacattttgttttgttagcTGATAGAAGAATGGTTTGAATTATTACGAAATCAGTTTCGTACAGACGAGGGCAGCTGTGTTGCTGTTCATTGTGTGGCTGGTTTGGGTCGTGCGCCTGTCTTAGTTGCTCTAGCATTGATAGAACTTGGGCTGAAGTATGAAGATGCCGTTCAATTAATCAGAGAGTGCGTAccatatataaaaagaaaaatattacctGTTAATGTGCTGatttttaagataaaacatTTCTTTAGGAAACGAAGAGGAGCTATAAATTCTAAGCAACTGGCTTTTCTGGAAAAGTACCGTCCGAAATCTAAACTGAAGATGAAGAATGGACATAAGTCTACTTGTTGCATCCAATGAACACATCCCCCATATCTCGGTCATACCAAACTTAAACTAATAACCAATTTTATGCATagcacaaatataataatcaccAAGAACACTTAGAGAAACCCATGAACACTAACAATTGAATATGTATTGCTGTTGCGATAAAAGATCTGATAACCTTTCATCTAGTATAGTGCAAAATAATTAGCGtgtttaaaataagatttaatcAAATTGTTAAacgtaaataaatttattttgcttttcCCAAAAATGTCTTCAACTTTTGCTTTACATCCTAAATATAGGGCGtttagtattacattattaaagtaacttactataataataaccaccatcatcatcatcatcatcatcaatttttttttttgtaataaaataaaaccatttactgtcaaataatgcatttttcatAACCAATGtcttctgaaaaataatattaaaatcaaattgataTCGACATACAACTAAACTCATTTTATACTTTgatactattttgtttatttccattatatatgaaatatattataaaagtgctttcaatcacaaaataatataaactttaaacttgCGATTAGTTCCAAAAATGATGAAGTAGTTGATCCTGTCTATAATCATACTTTGAAAGTGCAATGCGTTTACTAACATACCAAAATGGCATACCagttatgattatatattaaatattagataattcaattttgattatacttgtataataaaataacttattgtaataaattatcgaTGCGCATACATTTCCTCCCGACTATTATTGtgcattggatttttttttttttttttggaattttaagtatttttgcgAACGTGTAGCAATTTGtttccaaaatataaacaaatatatatatatatatatatacatagaaataCTTGAATGCATTATGTAAATTGATTATTGAAACTAAGGTTACCCTTACATACACTTTTTGCACATGCTAGGTAATACACAGTTAGTAAATATTACTAGATGTTTTGTACGGCCTAACTCACGTGGCAGTTACCTTTAGTGATTACTTTCTTGCCATCCACCCTTCCCAACACCATGCTCAAAATGTCACAACAGTCACGTGGAATACGAGAGACCTACATCGTGTCAAATTATAAATTCCTCCGATTGTCTGACGAAAAATATGAGcgttacataaaaaatactatcCAATCGATATTTGAACACTATTATTGCGTAACacgacaatgatattattaagtcgATGACGTAATAACTAAAGGCGGGCAGAGTTCTATTTCTTTTATGCGGACAAGGCGCACCCCTCGGCCGTCAACCATCCACACAACTGAAGCGGCTCTGGAACATTGGGCGAAACATAAAACTCGAAAACCCCGTAGtacttatttgatattttatattgaaaaaaattttaaaaaaatcacatgCGTTGACGTGGGTGTGATGTAGGGAAGAGACGAAAAACCCTCGCTGGTGAACGGTTGAACTTGAACTCCATTGGGTTTTCGACACCACACAGCCACTCGCGCATCTTTTCGACTGTGACGTATCTGTGGCGGCAAACGTTTGCCAAAAAATACGACACGACGACAATATTGTAGTAACGATTTAACAGACGGCAAACAGTTGCCAAACGCGTTGATTCGTTTAGAGGCCGCCAAAAagacaatttttgtttttatgtctCGACATTTCTGAAGTTTTCTCAACGGACGCTGAtagttaaatattgataaagctattgtggttttttttttttttgtaaaactaaaaCTACGTTTGTTCAGCCTGACcaattactttaaattatattatatgagtatagcGTAGGTATTGCATGTGGGAATTCAGAAATTTGACATCCCCAAATGCCCAAccatcattgattataatttctcatctacctacgtatatatatactcaGTCTAACAAGAAAACACGCGGCCTGACGAAAATTTGCTCTGCACATCACCACACGACACCCTGGCTCCTGCCATAAGTAGTGGAACTGGTCTCAACGGCGATGTGTCGCCTGGAGATGCGCAGAATTGACGTGTTATCTTGCTGGACAGAGTATAGTGTAGTATagtatacttaattttattatatttttagtactaaaataatagtatttaagttaaaatatttcgtttttctaattttcttcATTATTGGTAAACatcacttataatttaaaagtgaatatgtgaataataaatatataatatatataatatagtaagcaACTAGATgcctactattataaaaataaaaactaatcgTGTTCTATAGTGGTGACTCACACTTTTTGGTTGCCTAATCTCCAAAAGTCTTTACAAGTTGGGTTTTCGACCATGTTATCTGATCTActggaaattaaataattgtttttattatttccagaAGTCTATTATACCCTCAAAAGttttaatgcattattatgCAAACTTGAACTAAACTTCGACCGTTTGTATTGTatcaaagtacctacctatagtatgaGGTATACTTTCCAATAACTCCAGCATAagtgaagtacctatattacggCTGTTTAACTTTGAGGTAAGCTggttaatatatacctaatacctgtatatcaattatattttattctctttaaaaaatattaggtaacaggtaggtaggtacctaagtattattTATCAACGTGTAGataaatgaaatacaaattttcagatctgaatataggtacattgcaaCCGTGAATTTCGCAGGCTTTTATAAGTTGTCGTGTGGATAATTGTGCCTGTATTCATATGCCCAATTATAACAACATgtctacataggtacctactatattatattaggtatattattattttcattattatcatcagtATTCAGTGCGcaattcgtattatttttttccgtgattacaatattgtattcttGAACAGTATAACTCCGCCTCCCAATTTAGTATAGAAGAAAGGCCAGCGCCCAGCGATCTACCTACTTGTCGCCAGTGATGTAaaaatacggtttttttttcgtattttactTACGACtattatactttttgtataaatgtctataatacCGTGCGTTGTGCGTATTAAACTACCTATTACATggcctataattatatatacacattttatacgtaggtaatctatacctatacacctacctacctataatattcaaaaatcatttatttaaaaaataacgcaAATTACCCACATAAATATTGTTCGTGCAAATACGAATAGGtacattaacatattttaataataataaaaacgaaaaagtGAGAGATTTGTATTCAGTAAATGATTACATAGATAACTTTTACATTTAttctgtaggtatattatgcattttgatgTAGGCTAACGGTCGCCTGAGTACCAGAACTAACCTTCAACCTCTTGATCTCTCACCACTGCTTAACGTTACCCCAAATATCAATttgtcatatatattttatacatatatagaaaatagGTTTAATAATACGTTACCAAATTTCACTTTCCGCCATTTCGCTTTTTTATCGTGTAACCTTCTCATATATTCCCGCGTACCATAGGTTGAAAAACGCTGCGGAATagatgatatttatattttatactctttaTAATGATGGTTTCGGATTTCGACATTTTCAACGATGTAagagatcattttttttaaatttcaaatgtcctTAGGTatcgataggtatatatttatgaaatatttagtacctaactacttaagtcttaaataatattcactattattCACATCTTAAACTATCTTAAAAACTCTTTcgctaaataattttcaattgaataaaaagtaaaaaataatatttttgcattaggtaggtatctaatatatataaataaatatatattttt
It contains:
- the Ptp4a1 gene encoding protein tyrosine phosphatase type IVA, member 1 isoform X1, coding for MSNETIMRQKDIRPPPCEIDYKGMRFLITDRPNDQIIHNYLAELKRHNVKHVVRVCEPTYKIDELKAEGIMVTDLAYDDGTSPANELIEEWFELLRNQFRTDEGSCVAVHCVAGLGRAPVLVALALIELGLKYEDAVQLIREKRRGAINSKQLAFLEKYRPKSKLKMKNGHKSTCCIQ